In Anseongella ginsenosidimutans, one genomic interval encodes:
- the wecB gene encoding non-hydrolyzing UDP-N-acetylglucosamine 2-epimerase → MKVTIVAGARPNFMKIAPIIAAIKARRQEGRDIDYRLVHTGQHYDKNMSGSFFEQLGIPEPDANLESGGGSQAEQTGNIMVRFEKDLQEHPADVVLVVGDVTSTLACSIVAKKLHTRVAHVEAGIRSGDIRMPEEINRLVTDAITDYFFTTSEIAGANLSKAGVPGERIFFVGNTMIDTLLKHQPNFVQPAIWQETGLKAQEYIVMTLHRPANVDQEQQLKALMDAIVSASRELPLIFPVHPRTGKMLKNIGISAPNLHMIDPLSYLEFNYLVQHAKAVVTDSGGITEETTVMGVPCMTLRDSTERPETCTIGTNELLGINPAAIAPAFEKLFNNEWKPGGIPELWDGKAAERIADQLLALG, encoded by the coding sequence ATGAAAGTTACCATTGTAGCGGGCGCACGTCCCAATTTCATGAAAATCGCCCCGATCATTGCTGCCATCAAGGCCCGGCGGCAGGAAGGCCGCGATATTGATTACCGGCTGGTGCATACCGGGCAGCATTATGATAAGAACATGAGCGGCAGCTTTTTCGAGCAGCTGGGCATTCCCGAGCCGGACGCGAACCTGGAATCGGGCGGCGGCAGCCAGGCCGAACAAACGGGAAATATCATGGTGCGCTTTGAAAAGGACCTGCAGGAACATCCCGCGGACGTGGTGCTGGTAGTGGGAGATGTTACTTCCACGCTGGCCTGTTCCATTGTGGCCAAAAAGCTGCACACCCGTGTGGCACATGTGGAGGCCGGCATTCGTTCCGGCGATATCCGTATGCCCGAGGAGATCAACCGCCTGGTGACCGATGCCATTACCGATTATTTTTTTACTACTTCGGAAATAGCCGGCGCTAACCTTTCGAAAGCGGGCGTCCCGGGGGAACGGATCTTTTTCGTGGGCAATACCATGATCGATACCCTGCTGAAACACCAGCCGAACTTTGTCCAGCCCGCCATCTGGCAGGAAACCGGCCTCAAAGCGCAGGAATATATTGTCATGACCCTGCATCGGCCGGCGAACGTGGACCAGGAACAGCAGCTGAAGGCGCTGATGGACGCGATCGTAAGCGCTTCACGCGAACTTCCCCTGATTTTCCCGGTACATCCCCGGACGGGCAAAATGCTGAAAAATATTGGGATCTCCGCCCCGAACCTGCACATGATAGATCCCCTGAGCTACCTTGAGTTCAACTACCTGGTGCAGCACGCAAAAGCCGTGGTTACCGATTCCGGCGGCATCACCGAAGAAACTACGGTCATGGGGGTTCCCTGCATGACCCTTCGCGACAGTACTGAACGCCCTGAAACCTGTACCATCGGCACCAACGAGCTGCTCGGCATCAACCCGGCTGCCATTGCTCCGGCTTTCGAAAAGCTGTTCAATAACGAATGGAAACCCGGTGGGATCCCCGAACTTTGGGATGGTAAAGCTGCCGAACGCATCGCAGATCAGCTGCTGGCCCTGGGATAG
- the plsX gene encoding phosphate acyltransferase PlsX yields MRIGLDAMGGDFAPEATVKGAVLAQKELPVGNQIVLIGNTDQIRRILKEENADEHAFEFVHTSEFIGMADHPTKAIAQKATASIPLGFQLLKEGHIDAFSSAGNTGAMLVGSMFSIKTIPGVIRPAMPTIVPKLKGGLGLILDVGANADCRPDNLLQFGILGKLLLENIYGVKNPRVGLINIGEEPEKGNLLTQAAYALMREEPSFNFIGNVEGRDLFTDMADVIVCDGFTGNVILKLAETFYTLTVRKGFNDVFFDRFNYEQYGGSPILGVNAPVVVGHGISSPEAIKNMILLSQDMVTTKLTEKIRRIFN; encoded by the coding sequence ATGCGAATTGGTTTAGATGCAATGGGTGGCGATTTTGCTCCTGAAGCTACGGTGAAAGGAGCGGTTTTAGCCCAAAAAGAATTACCCGTTGGTAATCAGATCGTACTCATAGGTAATACGGACCAAATCCGCCGCATCCTCAAGGAAGAGAATGCCGATGAGCATGCATTTGAGTTCGTTCACACGAGCGAATTTATCGGCATGGCCGACCATCCAACAAAGGCCATTGCCCAAAAAGCTACTGCAAGTATCCCCCTGGGTTTCCAGCTGCTGAAAGAAGGCCATATTGACGCCTTTTCAAGCGCCGGCAACACCGGGGCTATGCTGGTAGGGTCCATGTTCTCCATTAAAACCATTCCCGGCGTCATCCGGCCGGCAATGCCCACCATCGTCCCAAAGCTGAAAGGCGGGCTGGGACTGATACTGGACGTGGGCGCCAATGCCGACTGCCGCCCCGATAACCTGCTGCAGTTCGGGATACTGGGAAAGCTCCTGCTGGAAAATATTTACGGCGTCAAAAACCCCCGCGTGGGCCTGATCAATATCGGGGAAGAGCCTGAAAAAGGTAACCTTCTTACCCAGGCTGCCTATGCCCTCATGCGTGAGGAACCCAGTTTCAATTTCATCGGTAATGTAGAAGGCCGCGATCTGTTCACAGATATGGCCGATGTGATCGTATGCGACGGCTTTACCGGAAATGTGATTCTCAAGCTGGCTGAAACCTTTTACACCTTAACGGTTAGAAAAGGTTTCAATGACGTGTTCTTTGACCGATTTAATTATGAACAATACGGAGGATCGCCCATACTTGGGGTGAACGCTCCCGTAGTGGTCGGGCATGGCATCTCCTCGCCGGAAGCAATAAAGAACATGATCCTCCTTTCCCAGGACATGGTAACAACGAAACTCACCGAAAAGATAAGAAGGATCTTTAATTAA
- a CDS encoding M28 family peptidase, with protein MKKIFVLGLALLSAAASLKAQETVTSDKDRAPAPDRAAAKFGATITPKDAKAHLSVLASDEYEGRNTGEKGGHMAAEYIAAYFKKLGLEGPVDGSYYQQVALVKQHINDKTFTVNGDSLQFLEDFLFFPDLQKLELDASGLIFAGYGIEDEKYNDYQDVDVNGKVVMILPGEPFGPDSTSYVTGSREFSEWTANQEKKLELLKEKGASAIIMVTKSVATYAKNYRNYFAGSSMKLASDLKNQEEKPALLYVSPEAAGRLLAPASLSLQDLQRKIASTGKAASAPVKVSLRFRINRRSAPVDAANVLGYLEGSDPELKKELIVLTAHYDHEGIIDGKIYNGADDDGSGTTAVLEMAEAFAKAAKAGKGPRRSLLFMTVTGEEKGLLGSRYYSDHPVFPLENTITNLNIDMIGRVDSVHAGKPEYVYIIGSDKLSTQLHAINEKANATYTKLELDYTYNDPDDPNRFYYRSDHYNFAKHGIPIIFYFNGVHEDYHKHTDDIEKINFDALSQRTRLVFHTAWELANRDQRPEVDVENAFPSDR; from the coding sequence ATGAAGAAGATCTTTGTTCTAGGACTGGCGCTGCTGAGTGCCGCTGCTTCGTTAAAAGCCCAGGAAACAGTCACCTCCGACAAGGACCGCGCCCCGGCGCCGGACCGTGCGGCTGCTAAATTCGGAGCAACTATTACTCCTAAAGACGCCAAAGCGCATCTTTCCGTGTTGGCCTCGGATGAATATGAAGGCCGCAATACCGGGGAAAAGGGCGGGCATATGGCCGCCGAATACATCGCCGCCTACTTTAAGAAGCTGGGGCTGGAAGGCCCGGTGGACGGCAGTTATTACCAGCAGGTAGCGCTGGTAAAGCAGCATATTAACGATAAAACCTTCACGGTAAACGGCGATTCCCTTCAGTTTCTTGAGGACTTCCTGTTCTTCCCTGATCTGCAGAAGCTGGAACTGGACGCTTCCGGGCTGATCTTTGCCGGTTATGGCATTGAGGATGAAAAATATAATGATTACCAGGATGTGGATGTTAACGGGAAAGTAGTGATGATCCTCCCGGGAGAACCCTTCGGCCCCGACAGCACTTCTTATGTAACCGGCAGCCGCGAATTTTCCGAATGGACGGCCAACCAGGAAAAAAAGCTGGAGCTGCTGAAGGAAAAAGGCGCCTCCGCCATCATTATGGTTACCAAGAGCGTCGCCACCTACGCGAAAAATTACCGGAATTATTTTGCCGGAAGCTCCATGAAATTAGCGAGCGACCTGAAAAACCAGGAAGAAAAACCGGCCTTGCTGTACGTAAGCCCCGAAGCCGCTGGCCGCCTGTTAGCCCCCGCTTCCTTATCCCTGCAAGACTTGCAGCGCAAGATCGCATCCACCGGCAAAGCCGCCAGCGCCCCGGTCAAAGTGTCGCTCCGCTTCCGGATCAACCGCCGCTCAGCCCCGGTTGATGCCGCCAATGTCCTGGGTTACCTGGAGGGCAGCGATCCGGAACTGAAAAAAGAACTCATCGTACTTACTGCCCATTATGATCATGAAGGCATCATCGATGGAAAAATATATAACGGCGCCGATGACGACGGATCCGGCACCACCGCCGTGCTGGAAATGGCCGAAGCCTTTGCCAAAGCAGCCAAAGCAGGTAAAGGCCCTCGCCGCAGCCTTTTATTCATGACCGTTACCGGTGAAGAAAAAGGCCTCCTGGGCTCCCGCTATTATTCCGATCATCCCGTATTTCCGCTGGAAAATACCATCACCAATCTGAATATTGATATGATAGGCAGGGTGGATTCTGTTCATGCGGGCAAGCCGGAATACGTGTACATTATCGGCTCCGACAAACTCAGCACGCAGCTGCATGCCATTAATGAAAAGGCCAACGCCACCTATACGAAGCTGGAGCTGGATTATACCTACAATGATCCGGACGATCCTAACCGTTTTTACTACCGCTCAGACCATTATAATTTCGCCAAGCACGGGATCCCCATCATCTTCTATTTTAACGGCGTACACGAGGATTACCACAAGCATACTGATGACATTGAGAAGATCAATTTCGATGCCCTCAGCCAGCGGACCCGCCTGGTATTTCACACAGCCTGGGAACTGGCCAACCGCGATCAGCGCCCGGAAGTAGATGTGGAAAACGCTTTCCCTTCAGACAGGTAA
- a CDS encoding RES family NAD+ phosphorylase produces MFVFHIGHSRYASDLTGKGAELHGGRWNEAGLPCIYAASSRSLGILEYAANVKLEYLPASLAMTTYEIPDNCWRTISLQELPANWQERPFPTETVAFGSDLLRKREHLAFRIPSVIVPAEHNFILNPLHLDFNQVKIAGIEPLEFDTRIKQ; encoded by the coding sequence ATGTTTGTATTCCACATAGGACATAGCCGGTATGCAAGCGATCTGACCGGAAAAGGCGCTGAATTACACGGAGGCCGGTGGAACGAAGCAGGATTACCTTGTATATACGCAGCTTCAAGCAGGTCGCTCGGCATTCTTGAATATGCCGCCAACGTGAAACTGGAATATCTCCCGGCGAGCCTGGCCATGACAACTTATGAAATCCCGGATAACTGCTGGAGAACCATTTCATTACAAGAGCTTCCGGCGAATTGGCAGGAAAGGCCTTTTCCCACCGAAACAGTTGCTTTCGGATCTGACTTGCTGCGAAAAAGGGAACATCTGGCCTTCCGGATACCAAGTGTCATTGTTCCGGCGGAGCATAACTTTATATTGAACCCGCTGCACCTGGACTTCAACCAGGTAAAGATCGCAGGAATTGAGCCGCTGGAGTTCGATACCAGGATCAAACAATAA
- a CDS encoding elongation factor 1-alpha C-terminal domain-related protein, with translation MIVKENNQPQMEQDIDIMICWLNARGPQPGAKYTIRHTSRETRAVIKDVVYKMDINTLQRVENDAELKMNDIARVRLRTMQRLIFDSYRRNRNTGSLVLIDENTNETVAAGMIV, from the coding sequence ATGATCGTAAAGGAAAATAACCAGCCCCAGATGGAGCAGGACATTGACATAATGATCTGCTGGCTTAACGCGCGCGGCCCGCAGCCGGGTGCAAAATATACGATCCGCCATACCAGCAGGGAAACCCGCGCAGTGATCAAGGACGTAGTGTATAAAATGGATATCAATACCCTGCAGCGCGTGGAAAATGACGCCGAGCTGAAGATGAACGATATCGCCCGTGTCCGCCTTCGCACTATGCAGCGCCTTATTTTTGACAGCTACCGCCGCAACCGCAATACGGGCAGCCTGGTGCTTATTGATGAAAATACCAACGAAACGGTTGCCGCCGGTATGATCGTTTAA
- the parS gene encoding type II RES/Xre toxin-antitoxin system antitoxin: MALPKKKAVYPAKEPEKPALMLSDTEAPPYELSPQQKIAKIKSGISKKDLTSLKDAASLDYDMLAELLSVARVTLINKKGEEKFNRNVSEKIMALADLYSYGFDIFGNGDKFNAWMNEPNAALGQIAPIELSDTIIGIQEVKHLVGRIAFGIFS, translated from the coding sequence ATGGCATTACCTAAAAAAAAGGCAGTTTACCCGGCAAAAGAGCCGGAAAAGCCGGCGCTTATGCTCAGCGATACTGAAGCGCCTCCCTATGAATTAAGCCCACAGCAGAAGATCGCTAAAATCAAGTCAGGGATTTCCAAGAAAGATCTTACATCGCTAAAAGATGCAGCCAGCCTGGATTATGATATGCTGGCTGAACTGCTTTCCGTAGCAAGGGTAACACTCATTAACAAGAAGGGCGAGGAGAAATTCAACAGAAATGTCAGCGAAAAAATAATGGCTCTGGCAGATTTGTATAGTTATGGCTTCGACATTTTTGGAAACGGTGATAAATTCAATGCCTGGATGAACGAACCTAATGCCGCACTGGGACAAATAGCTCCGATTGAACTGTCGGACACTATTATCGGTATCCAGGAAGTAAAGCACCTTGTAGGCAGAATTGCTTTCGGCATATTTTCATAA
- a CDS encoding sulfate adenylyltransferase subunit 1 has translation MEILRFTTAGSVDDGKSTLIGRLLYDSKSIFEDQIAAVKASSERKGLANIDLSLLTDGLKAEREQGITIDVAYRYFTTPKRKFIIADTPGHIQYTRNMVTGASTANLALILVDARNGVVEQTCRHSYIASLLEIPHLVVCINKMDLVDYSEEVFNRISEQFNEFASKLVVNDIRYIPISALHGDNVVDRSKNMDWYQGGTLLNTLETIHIGSDENHIDARFPVQTIIRPHSDEHHDYRGYAGRVAGGIFRPGDKVVVLPSGLSSTIRSIDTFTGSINEAFPPMSVSMTLEDDIDISRGT, from the coding sequence ATGGAAATTCTTCGATTTACTACCGCCGGAAGCGTCGACGACGGTAAAAGTACGCTCATAGGCCGTCTCTTATACGATTCAAAATCTATTTTTGAAGACCAGATTGCGGCGGTAAAGGCTAGCAGCGAACGTAAGGGGCTGGCGAACATAGACCTTTCCCTGCTTACCGACGGCCTGAAGGCCGAAAGAGAACAGGGTATTACCATTGATGTGGCTTACCGTTATTTCACTACACCCAAGCGTAAATTCATTATTGCCGATACGCCCGGCCATATCCAGTACACCCGCAACATGGTTACCGGCGCTTCTACCGCCAACCTGGCGCTGATCCTGGTGGATGCCCGTAACGGCGTGGTGGAGCAAACCTGCCGGCATTCTTATATCGCTTCTCTCCTGGAGATCCCTCACCTGGTGGTATGTATCAATAAAATGGACCTGGTGGACTACTCCGAAGAGGTTTTTAACCGCATTTCAGAGCAGTTCAACGAGTTTGCCAGTAAGCTGGTCGTGAACGATATCCGCTATATTCCTATCAGCGCCCTGCACGGGGACAACGTGGTGGACCGCTCGAAGAACATGGACTGGTACCAGGGCGGCACCTTGCTGAATACGCTGGAAACCATTCACATTGGCAGCGATGAGAACCATATTGACGCCCGTTTCCCGGTACAAACCATTATCCGCCCCCATTCCGACGAACACCATGATTATCGCGGCTACGCCGGGCGTGTTGCCGGCGGGATCTTCCGTCCGGGAGATAAGGTGGTGGTCCTGCCTTCAGGCCTGAGTTCCACCATTCGCAGCATTGATACATTTACCGGTTCCATCAACGAGGCTTTCCCGCCCATGTCCGTTTCCATGACGCTGGAGGACGATATTGATATCAGCAGGGGGACATGA
- the rpiB gene encoding ribose 5-phosphate isomerase B: MKIAVGGDHAGFDYKQVLIGELEGLDHQVKDFGPYSGDSVDYPDFVHPVAEGVASGEYDLGILLCGSANGVAITANKHQGIRAAVCWLPELAELGRSHNNANICCIPARFTSLEDASTIMKTFLGTAFEGGRHARRVDKIDRC; the protein is encoded by the coding sequence ATGAAAATAGCTGTTGGCGGCGATCATGCAGGGTTTGATTACAAACAGGTACTGATCGGTGAACTGGAAGGGCTTGACCACCAGGTAAAGGATTTCGGACCGTATTCCGGTGATTCCGTGGACTATCCCGATTTTGTGCATCCCGTGGCCGAAGGTGTAGCCTCCGGCGAATACGACTTGGGCATCCTGCTCTGCGGAAGCGCCAACGGGGTTGCCATCACCGCCAACAAACACCAGGGCATTCGCGCGGCCGTCTGCTGGCTGCCGGAACTTGCGGAGCTTGGCCGTTCTCACAATAATGCTAATATCTGCTGTATCCCGGCCCGCTTTACTTCCCTTGAAGATGCTTCAACGATCATGAAAACCTTCCTGGGTACCGCATTTGAAGGCGGAAGGCACGCCAGGCGGGTAGATAAAATAGACCGGTGCTGA
- the rpmF gene encoding 50S ribosomal protein L32, translated as MAHPKSKISKSRRDKRRTHYKATASPLVVCKETGAVHLPHRAYTVDGNLYYRGKLIVENTKA; from the coding sequence ATGGCACATCCGAAATCCAAAATTTCGAAGTCGAGAAGGGATAAGAGAAGAACGCATTACAAGGCGACTGCTTCTCCGTTGGTAGTTTGCAAGGAAACCGGAGCTGTTCACCTGCCGCACCGCGCATACACAGTTGACGGTAACCTGTATTATCGCGGAAAGCTGATTGTTGAAAATACAAAAGCTTAA
- a CDS encoding beta-ketoacyl-ACP synthase III has product MTKNYAAITAVHGYVPEYILNNQELETMVETSDEWITTRTGIKERRILKGGRATSDMGVEAVKGLLDKKGIKPEEIDLLICATVTPDMPFPATANIICDKIGAKNAWGYDLNAACSGFIYALSTGAQFIESGMHKKVVIVGADMMSSIINYEDRTTCIIFGDGAGAVLLEPNPEGLGVMDSILRSDGSGRHFLRQKAGGSACPASIETVSNREHYVFQEGKAVFKFAVVNMAEVSAEIMERNRLVSEDIAWLVPHQANKRIIDATAERMGIGPEKVMVNIEKYGNTTAGTIPLCLWDWENKLKKGDNLILSAFGGGFTWGAVYLKWAY; this is encoded by the coding sequence ATGACTAAAAATTACGCGGCCATCACTGCCGTTCACGGCTATGTTCCTGAATACATACTTAACAACCAGGAGCTGGAAACCATGGTAGAAACCAGTGATGAATGGATCACCACGCGAACGGGCATCAAGGAACGAAGAATTCTCAAGGGCGGCCGGGCCACTTCCGACATGGGGGTAGAAGCGGTGAAAGGCCTTCTCGACAAAAAAGGGATCAAGCCGGAAGAAATTGATCTGCTTATCTGCGCAACGGTCACCCCGGATATGCCCTTCCCCGCTACGGCTAATATCATTTGTGATAAGATCGGCGCTAAAAATGCCTGGGGCTACGACTTAAACGCGGCATGCTCCGGCTTTATTTACGCACTTTCAACCGGCGCGCAGTTTATTGAGAGCGGCATGCATAAGAAAGTGGTGATCGTGGGCGCCGACATGATGTCTTCTATTATAAATTATGAAGACCGGACCACCTGTATTATATTTGGGGACGGAGCGGGCGCTGTATTGCTGGAACCCAATCCGGAAGGCCTTGGAGTAATGGACTCTATTTTGCGCAGTGACGGATCCGGACGGCATTTCCTCCGGCAAAAAGCCGGCGGTTCAGCTTGTCCTGCCAGCATTGAAACAGTTTCCAACAGGGAGCATTACGTATTCCAGGAAGGAAAGGCTGTTTTTAAATTTGCCGTCGTTAATATGGCTGAAGTATCCGCGGAGATCATGGAGCGAAACCGCCTTGTATCAGAAGATATTGCCTGGCTCGTGCCTCACCAGGCAAATAAGCGTATTATTGACGCCACCGCCGAGCGCATGGGCATCGGCCCGGAAAAAGTAATGGTAAATATTGAAAAATACGGCAATACCACGGCCGGGACCATTCCCTTGTGCCTTTGGGACTGGGAGAACAAGCTGAAAAAAGGCGACAACCTGATATTGTCCGCTTTCGGAGGCGGTTTCACCTGGGGAGCGGTATACCTTAAATGGGCTTATTGA
- the tatC gene encoding twin-arginine translocase subunit TatC, translated as MAYYWSPISDKNGRVIFKKTDKKIRRKDQTLEDEMSFFDHLEVLRWHFIRSLAVLFAFTIVAFLNREIVFDKILFGPKSVDFWTYRQMCKLGDMLNIGGICIEEIPFTLMNTQMVGQFTLHITSSLVVGFILAFPYILWEIWRFIRPALYSNEKKYSTGFVFFSSMLFGMGVLFGYFIFVPLSISFLSNYIVSDIVTNQYTLSNYISTVATLTLAAGLIFELPIVIYFLSKVGIITPSIMKRNRRYAIVIILIVSAVITPSADVLTQVVVATPLLILYEISIFVSGYVVRKNKEKEEEELAEDSRGNYRELED; from the coding sequence TTGGCTTATTACTGGTCACCTATAAGCGATAAGAATGGAAGAGTCATTTTCAAAAAAACTGATAAAAAGATACGGCGAAAGGACCAGACGCTGGAAGATGAAATGTCATTCTTCGACCACCTGGAAGTACTTCGCTGGCATTTTATCCGATCACTGGCCGTATTATTCGCCTTTACCATTGTCGCCTTCCTGAACCGCGAAATTGTCTTTGACAAGATACTTTTCGGCCCTAAAAGCGTCGATTTCTGGACGTACCGGCAAATGTGCAAATTGGGGGATATGCTGAACATCGGCGGTATCTGCATTGAAGAGATACCGTTTACCCTTATGAATACGCAGATGGTAGGCCAGTTCACCCTGCATATCACCAGCTCGCTGGTTGTAGGCTTTATCCTGGCCTTTCCTTATATACTCTGGGAAATTTGGCGCTTTATCCGGCCCGCGCTTTACAGTAATGAAAAAAAATACAGCACGGGATTCGTGTTTTTTTCGTCCATGCTCTTTGGTATGGGGGTCCTGTTCGGGTATTTTATTTTCGTTCCCCTGAGCATTTCCTTTCTTAGCAACTATATCGTCAGCGATATCGTCACCAACCAGTACACGCTTAGTAACTATATTTCAACCGTAGCCACGCTCACCCTGGCCGCAGGCCTGATATTCGAGCTGCCTATTGTCATTTATTTTCTTTCCAAGGTGGGAATTATCACCCCATCTATCATGAAGCGGAACCGGCGCTATGCCATTGTGATCATCCTGATCGTTTCCGCCGTGATTACCCCCAGCGCAGACGTGCTTACGCAGGTCGTGGTGGCCACGCCCCTGTTGATTCTTTACGAAATAAGTATATTTGTATCAGGCTACGTAGTGCGTAAGAACAAGGAGAAGGAAGAAGAAGAGCTGGCTGAAGATTCCAGGGGAAATTACCGGGAACTGGAAGACTAA
- the accB gene encoding acetyl-CoA carboxylase biotin carboxyl carrier protein codes for MEIKEIQDLIKFVAKSGVSEVSIEQENFKITIKTGKEQTVINTTLPPAGAVLPQAQPVPEVQRPAPEKAEKAPEAAQQQNLITVKSPMIGTFYRSSSPDTPAFVNAGDEIKPGQVVCIIEAMKLFNEIESEISGRIVKILAEDASPVEYDQPLFLVEPI; via the coding sequence ATGGAAATCAAAGAAATTCAGGATCTTATAAAATTCGTAGCCAAATCGGGGGTAAGTGAAGTTTCCATAGAGCAGGAAAATTTCAAGATCACCATCAAAACAGGCAAAGAGCAGACCGTGATCAATACCACGCTTCCTCCCGCGGGCGCTGTGCTGCCGCAGGCCCAGCCAGTTCCTGAAGTCCAGCGGCCGGCCCCTGAAAAGGCCGAAAAAGCTCCCGAAGCCGCCCAGCAGCAGAACCTGATCACCGTAAAATCTCCCATGATCGGAACATTTTACCGTTCTTCATCCCCTGATACGCCCGCTTTCGTAAATGCAGGAGACGAGATAAAGCCGGGCCAGGTTGTTTGTATTATCGAAGCCATGAAACTGTTTAACGAGATTGAATCGGAAATATCCGGGCGGATCGTAAAAATACTGGCCGAAGACGCCAGTCCTGTAGAGTATGATCAGCCGCTATTCCTCGTAGAACCTATATAA
- the accC gene encoding acetyl-CoA carboxylase biotin carboxylase subunit — MFKKILIANRGEIALRIIRTCKEMGIRTVAVYSTADQESLHVRFADEAVCIGPPPAKDSYLNIPNIISAVEITNSDAIHPGYGFLSENAKFSAICRDHGIKFIGASPEMINAMGDKASAKETMKKAGVPTIPGSTGLIKDVEEGINVAREIGYPIILKATAGGGGRGMRIIWKDEEFQKAWDSARQEAGAAFGNDGIYLEKFVEDPRHIEIQIIGDQYGKVSHLSERDCSIQRRHQKLVEESPSPFMTEELRKKMGKAAIAGAKAVNYEGAGTIEFLVDKHQNFYFMEMNTRIQVEHPVTEEVINYDLIKEQIKVASGIPISGKNYFPGMHSIECRINAEDPFNDFRPSPGRITNFHSPGGHGVRVDTHVYSGYQIPPNYDSMIAKLITVAQTRDEAISTMERALSEFVIEGIKTTIPFHQRLMRDPNYRAGNFTTKFMESFDLSENGEE; from the coding sequence ATGTTTAAAAAGATACTGATAGCGAACCGGGGGGAAATCGCCCTGCGGATCATCCGCACCTGCAAGGAAATGGGCATAAGAACGGTAGCGGTTTATTCCACTGCCGACCAGGAGAGCCTTCATGTACGCTTCGCAGATGAGGCGGTATGCATAGGACCGCCCCCCGCTAAAGACTCTTATCTCAACATTCCCAATATCATTTCGGCTGTTGAGATCACCAATTCGGACGCCATTCACCCGGGATACGGTTTTCTTTCCGAAAACGCGAAGTTTTCGGCGATCTGCCGGGATCACGGGATCAAATTCATTGGCGCTTCACCGGAAATGATCAATGCCATGGGCGACAAGGCTTCGGCCAAGGAAACCATGAAAAAGGCCGGCGTACCAACCATTCCCGGTTCAACCGGACTAATAAAGGACGTTGAGGAAGGCATTAATGTGGCAAGGGAAATAGGGTACCCTATTATTTTAAAAGCCACGGCCGGCGGCGGCGGCAGGGGCATGCGCATCATCTGGAAGGACGAAGAATTCCAGAAAGCCTGGGACTCAGCCCGCCAGGAAGCAGGAGCCGCCTTTGGCAATGACGGGATCTACCTTGAAAAATTCGTGGAAGATCCCCGCCATATTGAAATACAGATCATCGGCGACCAGTACGGCAAGGTAAGTCATCTTTCGGAACGCGACTGCTCCATCCAGCGCCGCCACCAGAAGCTCGTGGAGGAATCCCCTTCGCCCTTTATGACAGAAGAGCTTCGCAAGAAAATGGGCAAAGCCGCTATCGCAGGAGCCAAGGCCGTAAACTATGAAGGAGCGGGTACCATCGAATTCCTGGTGGACAAGCACCAGAATTTCTATTTTATGGAAATGAATACCCGCATCCAGGTGGAACACCCGGTTACCGAAGAAGTGATCAATTATGACCTTATTAAGGAACAGATCAAAGTTGCTTCCGGGATTCCTATTTCAGGCAAGAATTATTTCCCGGGCATGCATTCCATCGAATGCCGGATCAATGCCGAAGACCCGTTCAATGATTTCAGGCCAAGCCCCGGGAGGATCACCAACTTCCATTCGCCCGGCGGTCACGGAGTACGGGTGGATACACACGTTTATTCAGGATACCAGATACCCCCCAATTACGATTCCATGATTGCCAAGCTCATCACTGTGGCACAAACCCGTGATGAAGCCATCAGCACCATGGAACGTGCGCTGAGCGAATTCGTAATAGAAGGCATAAAGACCACGATCCCCTTCCACCAGCGCCTGATGCGGGATCCAAACTACAGGGCCGGTAATTTCACCACCAAGTTCATGGAAAGTTTCGACCTGTCTGAAAATGGAGAGGAATGA